A DNA window from Salvelinus fontinalis isolate EN_2023a chromosome 28, ASM2944872v1, whole genome shotgun sequence contains the following coding sequences:
- the LOC129826018 gene encoding glycolipid transfer protein → MALLMEHQFKQLPADKQVETRSFLESVSYLPPFFDCLGSTVFAPIKADIVGNITTIKAVFDSNPSRFKTLQKILEAEKELHGADWPKVGATLALMWLKRGLRFIQVLLQSLVDGEKDENNPDLIRVNCTKAYELALKKYHGWLVQKLFKAAVFAAPYKADFLTALSKGRKVKEEDCLDKIRQFLVNFSAANDAVYEMYTKMNAELDYTV, encoded by the exons ATGGCTCTTCTTATGGAGCACCAATTTAAACAGCTTCCAGCCGATAAACAAGTGGAAACTAGATCATTCTTGGAGTCGGTGTCATATCTTCCGCCATTCTTTG ACTGCCTTGGCTCTACTGTTTTTGCTCCAATTAAAGCAGACATTGTAGGGAACATCACA ACAATCAAAGCAGTTTTTGACAGCAACCCTAGCAGGTTCAAGACCCTCCAAAAAATCCTGGAGGCTGAGAAGGAGCTGCATGGAGCAGACTGGCCCAAAGTGGGAGCCACCCTGGCACTTATGTGGCTAAAGAG GGGACTCCGGTTCATCCAGGTCCTGCTGCAGAGTCTGGTGGATGGGGAGAAAGATGAGAACAACCCTGACCTTATCCGTGTAAATTGCACCAAAGCTTATGAGTTGGCCCTGAAGAAGTACCATGGTTGGCTGGTGCAGAAGCTCTTCAAG GCAGCCGTGTTCGCAGCTCCCTACAAGGCAGATTTCCTGACGGCGCTGTCCAAGGGGCGTAAGGTCAAGGAAGAGGACTGCCTGGACAAAATCCGACAGTTTCTAGTCAACTTTTCTGCCGCTAATGATGCCGTCTATGAAATGTACACCAAGATGAATGCCGAGCTAGATTACACCGTGTGA
- the LOC129826019 gene encoding ARF GTPase-activating protein GIT2-like isoform X4 — translation MSKRLRNSEVCADCSVPEPRWASVNRGVLICDECCSVHRSLGRHSSQVRHLTHTPWAPTQLQMVQTLYNNGANSIWEHCLLDPMMSGKRKANPQDKVHPNKTEFIKAKYQMLAFVHRMPCRDDDSFTAKDLSKQLHSSVRTGNLETCLRLLSLGAQANFFDPEKGNTPLHVAAKAGQVFQAELLTVYGADPGAPDANAKTPINYARQAGYHDLADRLVEIQYELTDRLAFYLCGRKPNHKNGQHFIVPQMADSSLDLSELAKAAKKKLQSLSNHLFEELAMDVFDEVDRRETDAVWLATQNHSTLVTETTVVPFLPVNPEYSSTRNQGRQKLARFNAHEFATLVIDILSDSKRRQLGNSTIRPKENVELILKSRSGGDGLDNDQPDYDSVASDEDTDKETLSGKDWTKSLDSDLSDGPVTVQEFLEVKNALSASEAKIQQLMKVNSNLSDELRLMQKKLHSLQSENTSLRRQGPTTHIYQVPISSGSEYTDPSSSSPSAMKRRQSARASRPMSMSIYETGSGLKPHLPKGDTPYPEEGVPTLQPFLPPHMGRGAFVASSSLPSFPSTLSWSRDKGALRASKLDKQSSMPDSDYDNTTNDHEMKDSGRRGRLRSSGWLGEGSSIPELDDLGAEPDSVLPSTEDVIRKTEQITKNIQELLRAAQENKHDRPCEGVRRLRHSLGCFSTLVPWAEKDPSPMQPLSLCSPDPASRFIPCSERIYMAVTEMAALFPKRPHSEMVRGPLRLLTSSSFRLQGECRKAAPPEEGPGPDLQLVTQQVIQCAYDIAKAAKQLVTITTKENSN, via the exons AGCCTCGCTGGGCCTCTGTGAACAGGGGCGTGCTGATCTGCGACGAGTGCTGTAGTGTTCATCGGAGTCTGGGCAGACACAGCTCCCAAGTGCGTCACCTGACTCACACACCATGGGCTCCTACACAGCTACAA ATGGTTCAGACGTTATACAACAACGGTGCAAATTCGATATGGGAGCACTGTCTACTGGACCCGATGATGAGTGGTAAACGCAAGGCCAACCCTCAGGACAAAGTGCA CCCAAACAAGACAGAGTTCATAAAGGCCAAATACCAAATGCTGGCTTTTGTCCACCGGATGCCTTGTCGAGATGACGACAGCTTCACAGCCAAGGACTTAAGCAAG CAACTTCACTCCAGCGTCCGCACTGGTAACTTGGAGACATGTCTGAGGTTACTCTCTCTTGGAGCCCAGGCCAATTTCTTTGACCCA GAGAAAGGAAATACGCCGCTGCATGTGGCTGCAAAGGCAGGGCAGGTGTTTCAGGCAGAGCTGCTGACCGTCTACGGGGCTGACCCCGGCGCCCCCGACGCCAACGCCAAGACCCCCATCAACTATGCAAG GCAAGCTGGCTACCATGACCTGGCTGATAGGCTGGTAGAGATCCAGTATGAACTTACTGACAGACTGGCTTTCTATCTCTGTGGGAGAAAGCCTA ATCATAAAAATGGCCAACACTTCATCGTCCCACAGATGGCCGACAG CAGTTTAGATTTATCAGAACTGGCAAAGGCGGCAAAGAAGAAACTCCAGTCT CTCAGTAATCATTTATTTGAGGAGCTGGCGATGGACGTGTTTGACGAAGTGGACCGAAGGGAGACCGATGCTG TATGGCTGGCGACACAGAACCACAGCACCCTGGTGACAGAGACCACAGTGGTGCCTTTCCTTCCTGTGAACCCAGAGTACTCATCCACACGAAACCAG GGACGGCAAAAGCTTGCGAGATTTAACGCACATGAATTTGCAACTCTTGTCATCGACATATTAAGCGACTCGAAACGTCGACAGCTGGGGAACTCTACGATACGTCCCAAAG AAAACGTTGAACTCATCCTAAAAAGCCGGAGTGGTGGCGATGGTCTGGACAACGACCAACCGGACTACGACAGCGTGGCCTCTGACGAGGACACGGATAAGGAGACACTCTCGGGCAAGGACTGGACCAAG AGTCTGGACTCGGACCTGTCAGACGGGCCTGTCACGGTGCAGGAGTTCCTGGAGGTGAAGAACGCCTTGTCGGCCTCGGAGGCCAAGATCCAGCAGCTGATGAAGGTCAACAGCAACCTGAGCGACGAGCTGCGGCTGATGCAGAAAAAG CTGCATTCTCTGCAAAGCGAGAACACGTCTCTCAGGCGGCAGGGCCCAACCACCCATATCTATCAGGTCCCCATCAGCAGCGGGTCAGAGTACACTGACCCTTCTTCCTCCAGTCCCTCGGCCATGAAGCGCCGGCAGTCGGCGCGGGCCAGCCGGCCCATGTCCATGTCTATTTATGAGACTGGCTCAGGTCTGAAGCCCCACCTCCCTAAGGGGGACACCCCCTACCCAGAGGAGGGTGTCCCCACCCTGCAACCCTTCCTCCCACCTCAT ATGGGAAGGGGTGCTTTTGTGGCCTCTTcatccctcccctccttcccatcCACCCTGTCCTGGTCTCGGGACAAAGGTGCTCTAAGG GCCTCCAAGCTGGACAAGCAGAGCAGCATGCCAGACAGTGACTATGACAACACAACCAATGACCATGAGATGAAGGACTCTGG TAGACGTGGGAGGCTGAGGAGCAGTGGCTGGCTGGGGGAGGGCAGCTCCATCCCTGAGCTGGATGACCTGGGGGCAGAACCGGACTCAGTGCTCCCCAGCACTGAGGATGTCATCCGCAAGACGGAGCAGATCACCAAGAACATCCAGGAGCTGCTCCGTGCCGCGCAGGAGAACAAGCACGACAG ACCTTGTGAGGGTGTGCGCCGGCTCAGGCACAGTCTGGGCTGTTTCAGCACCCTGGTGCCCTGGGCTGAGAAGGACCCCTCTCCCATGCAGCCCCTCAGCCTGTGCTCCCCTGATCCTGCCTCCCG CTTTATACCATGCTCCGAAAGAATATATATGGCCGTGACAGAGATGGCCGCTCTCTTTCCCAAG AGACCCCATTCGGAGATGGTGAGAGGCCCCCTACGCCTGTTGACGTCTAGCTCCTTCCGGCTCCAGGGTGAGTGTCGGAAGGCAGCGCCCCCCGAGGAAGGCCCAGGGCCCGACCTGCAGCTGGTCACCCAGCAGGTTATCCAGTGTGCCTATGACATTGCCAAAGCTGCCAAGCAGCTTGTCACCATCACCACCAAGGAGAACAGCAACTGA
- the LOC129826019 gene encoding ARF GTPase-activating protein GIT2-like isoform X2 codes for MSKRLRNSEVCADCSVPEPRWASVNRGVLICDECCSVHRSLGRHSSQVRHLTHTPWAPTQLQMVQTLYNNGANSIWEHCLLDPMMSGKRKANPQDKVHPNKTEFIKAKYQMLAFVHRMPCRDDDSFTAKDLSKQLHSSVRTGNLETCLRLLSLGAQANFFDPEKGNTPLHVAAKAGQVFQAELLTVYGADPGAPDANAKTPINYARQAGYHDLADRLVEIQYELTDRLAFYLCGRKPNHKNGQHFIVPQMADSLDLSELAKAAKKKLQSLSNHLFEELAMDVFDEVDRRETDAVWLATQNHSTLVTETTVVPFLPVNPEYSSTRNQGRQKLARFNAHEFATLVIDILSDSKRRQLGNSTIRPKENVELILKSRSGGDGLDNDQPDYDSVASDEDTDKETLSGKDWTKSLDSDLSDGPVTVQEFLEVKNALSASEAKIQQLMKVNSNLSDELRLMQKKLHSLQSENTSLRRQGPTTHIYQVPISSGSEYTDPSSSSPSAMKRRQSARASRPMSMSIYETGSGLKPHLPKGDTPYPEEGVPTLQPFLPPHMGRGAFVASSSLPSFPSTLSWSRDKGALRASKLDKQSSMPDSDYDNTTNDHEMKDSGRRGRLRSSGWLGEGSSIPELDDLGAEPDSVLPSTEDVIRKTEQITKNIQELLRAAQENKHDSFIPCSERIYMAVTEMAALFPKRPHSEMVRGPLRLLTSSSFRLQGECRKAAPPEEGPGPDLQLVTQQVIQCAYDIAKAAKQLVTITTKENSN; via the exons AGCCTCGCTGGGCCTCTGTGAACAGGGGCGTGCTGATCTGCGACGAGTGCTGTAGTGTTCATCGGAGTCTGGGCAGACACAGCTCCCAAGTGCGTCACCTGACTCACACACCATGGGCTCCTACACAGCTACAA ATGGTTCAGACGTTATACAACAACGGTGCAAATTCGATATGGGAGCACTGTCTACTGGACCCGATGATGAGTGGTAAACGCAAGGCCAACCCTCAGGACAAAGTGCA CCCAAACAAGACAGAGTTCATAAAGGCCAAATACCAAATGCTGGCTTTTGTCCACCGGATGCCTTGTCGAGATGACGACAGCTTCACAGCCAAGGACTTAAGCAAG CAACTTCACTCCAGCGTCCGCACTGGTAACTTGGAGACATGTCTGAGGTTACTCTCTCTTGGAGCCCAGGCCAATTTCTTTGACCCA GAGAAAGGAAATACGCCGCTGCATGTGGCTGCAAAGGCAGGGCAGGTGTTTCAGGCAGAGCTGCTGACCGTCTACGGGGCTGACCCCGGCGCCCCCGACGCCAACGCCAAGACCCCCATCAACTATGCAAG GCAAGCTGGCTACCATGACCTGGCTGATAGGCTGGTAGAGATCCAGTATGAACTTACTGACAGACTGGCTTTCTATCTCTGTGGGAGAAAGCCTA ATCATAAAAATGGCCAACACTTCATCGTCCCACAGATGGCCGACAG TTTAGATTTATCAGAACTGGCAAAGGCGGCAAAGAAGAAACTCCAGTCT CTCAGTAATCATTTATTTGAGGAGCTGGCGATGGACGTGTTTGACGAAGTGGACCGAAGGGAGACCGATGCTG TATGGCTGGCGACACAGAACCACAGCACCCTGGTGACAGAGACCACAGTGGTGCCTTTCCTTCCTGTGAACCCAGAGTACTCATCCACACGAAACCAG GGACGGCAAAAGCTTGCGAGATTTAACGCACATGAATTTGCAACTCTTGTCATCGACATATTAAGCGACTCGAAACGTCGACAGCTGGGGAACTCTACGATACGTCCCAAAG AAAACGTTGAACTCATCCTAAAAAGCCGGAGTGGTGGCGATGGTCTGGACAACGACCAACCGGACTACGACAGCGTGGCCTCTGACGAGGACACGGATAAGGAGACACTCTCGGGCAAGGACTGGACCAAG AGTCTGGACTCGGACCTGTCAGACGGGCCTGTCACGGTGCAGGAGTTCCTGGAGGTGAAGAACGCCTTGTCGGCCTCGGAGGCCAAGATCCAGCAGCTGATGAAGGTCAACAGCAACCTGAGCGACGAGCTGCGGCTGATGCAGAAAAAG CTGCATTCTCTGCAAAGCGAGAACACGTCTCTCAGGCGGCAGGGCCCAACCACCCATATCTATCAGGTCCCCATCAGCAGCGGGTCAGAGTACACTGACCCTTCTTCCTCCAGTCCCTCGGCCATGAAGCGCCGGCAGTCGGCGCGGGCCAGCCGGCCCATGTCCATGTCTATTTATGAGACTGGCTCAGGTCTGAAGCCCCACCTCCCTAAGGGGGACACCCCCTACCCAGAGGAGGGTGTCCCCACCCTGCAACCCTTCCTCCCACCTCAT ATGGGAAGGGGTGCTTTTGTGGCCTCTTcatccctcccctccttcccatcCACCCTGTCCTGGTCTCGGGACAAAGGTGCTCTAAGG GCCTCCAAGCTGGACAAGCAGAGCAGCATGCCAGACAGTGACTATGACAACACAACCAATGACCATGAGATGAAGGACTCTGG TAGACGTGGGAGGCTGAGGAGCAGTGGCTGGCTGGGGGAGGGCAGCTCCATCCCTGAGCTGGATGACCTGGGGGCAGAACCGGACTCAGTGCTCCCCAGCACTGAGGATGTCATCCGCAAGACGGAGCAGATCACCAAGAACATCCAGGAGCTGCTCCGTGCCGCGCAGGAGAACAAGCACGACAG CTTTATACCATGCTCCGAAAGAATATATATGGCCGTGACAGAGATGGCCGCTCTCTTTCCCAAG AGACCCCATTCGGAGATGGTGAGAGGCCCCCTACGCCTGTTGACGTCTAGCTCCTTCCGGCTCCAGGGTGAGTGTCGGAAGGCAGCGCCCCCCGAGGAAGGCCCAGGGCCCGACCTGCAGCTGGTCACCCAGCAGGTTATCCAGTGTGCCTATGACATTGCCAAAGCTGCCAAGCAGCTTGTCACCATCACCACCAAGGAGAACAGCAACTGA
- the LOC129826019 gene encoding ARF GTPase-activating protein GIT2-like isoform X1: protein MSKRLRNSEVCADCSVPEPRWASVNRGVLICDECCSVHRSLGRHSSQVRHLTHTPWAPTQLQMVQTLYNNGANSIWEHCLLDPMMSGKRKANPQDKVHPNKTEFIKAKYQMLAFVHRMPCRDDDSFTAKDLSKQLHSSVRTGNLETCLRLLSLGAQANFFDPEKGNTPLHVAAKAGQVFQAELLTVYGADPGAPDANAKTPINYARQAGYHDLADRLVEIQYELTDRLAFYLCGRKPNHKNGQHFIVPQMADSSLDLSELAKAAKKKLQSLSNHLFEELAMDVFDEVDRRETDAVWLATQNHSTLVTETTVVPFLPVNPEYSSTRNQGRQKLARFNAHEFATLVIDILSDSKRRQLGNSTIRPKENVELILKSRSGGDGLDNDQPDYDSVASDEDTDKETLSGKDWTKSLDSDLSDGPVTVQEFLEVKNALSASEAKIQQLMKVNSNLSDELRLMQKKLHSLQSENTSLRRQGPTTHIYQVPISSGSEYTDPSSSSPSAMKRRQSARASRPMSMSIYETGSGLKPHLPKGDTPYPEEGVPTLQPFLPPHMGRGAFVASSSLPSFPSTLSWSRDKGALRASKLDKQSSMPDSDYDNTTNDHEMKDSGRRGRLRSSGWLGEGSSIPELDDLGAEPDSVLPSTEDVIRKTEQITKNIQELLRAAQENKHDSFIPCSERIYMAVTEMAALFPKRPHSEMVRGPLRLLTSSSFRLQGECRKAAPPEEGPGPDLQLVTQQVIQCAYDIAKAAKQLVTITTKENSN, encoded by the exons AGCCTCGCTGGGCCTCTGTGAACAGGGGCGTGCTGATCTGCGACGAGTGCTGTAGTGTTCATCGGAGTCTGGGCAGACACAGCTCCCAAGTGCGTCACCTGACTCACACACCATGGGCTCCTACACAGCTACAA ATGGTTCAGACGTTATACAACAACGGTGCAAATTCGATATGGGAGCACTGTCTACTGGACCCGATGATGAGTGGTAAACGCAAGGCCAACCCTCAGGACAAAGTGCA CCCAAACAAGACAGAGTTCATAAAGGCCAAATACCAAATGCTGGCTTTTGTCCACCGGATGCCTTGTCGAGATGACGACAGCTTCACAGCCAAGGACTTAAGCAAG CAACTTCACTCCAGCGTCCGCACTGGTAACTTGGAGACATGTCTGAGGTTACTCTCTCTTGGAGCCCAGGCCAATTTCTTTGACCCA GAGAAAGGAAATACGCCGCTGCATGTGGCTGCAAAGGCAGGGCAGGTGTTTCAGGCAGAGCTGCTGACCGTCTACGGGGCTGACCCCGGCGCCCCCGACGCCAACGCCAAGACCCCCATCAACTATGCAAG GCAAGCTGGCTACCATGACCTGGCTGATAGGCTGGTAGAGATCCAGTATGAACTTACTGACAGACTGGCTTTCTATCTCTGTGGGAGAAAGCCTA ATCATAAAAATGGCCAACACTTCATCGTCCCACAGATGGCCGACAG CAGTTTAGATTTATCAGAACTGGCAAAGGCGGCAAAGAAGAAACTCCAGTCT CTCAGTAATCATTTATTTGAGGAGCTGGCGATGGACGTGTTTGACGAAGTGGACCGAAGGGAGACCGATGCTG TATGGCTGGCGACACAGAACCACAGCACCCTGGTGACAGAGACCACAGTGGTGCCTTTCCTTCCTGTGAACCCAGAGTACTCATCCACACGAAACCAG GGACGGCAAAAGCTTGCGAGATTTAACGCACATGAATTTGCAACTCTTGTCATCGACATATTAAGCGACTCGAAACGTCGACAGCTGGGGAACTCTACGATACGTCCCAAAG AAAACGTTGAACTCATCCTAAAAAGCCGGAGTGGTGGCGATGGTCTGGACAACGACCAACCGGACTACGACAGCGTGGCCTCTGACGAGGACACGGATAAGGAGACACTCTCGGGCAAGGACTGGACCAAG AGTCTGGACTCGGACCTGTCAGACGGGCCTGTCACGGTGCAGGAGTTCCTGGAGGTGAAGAACGCCTTGTCGGCCTCGGAGGCCAAGATCCAGCAGCTGATGAAGGTCAACAGCAACCTGAGCGACGAGCTGCGGCTGATGCAGAAAAAG CTGCATTCTCTGCAAAGCGAGAACACGTCTCTCAGGCGGCAGGGCCCAACCACCCATATCTATCAGGTCCCCATCAGCAGCGGGTCAGAGTACACTGACCCTTCTTCCTCCAGTCCCTCGGCCATGAAGCGCCGGCAGTCGGCGCGGGCCAGCCGGCCCATGTCCATGTCTATTTATGAGACTGGCTCAGGTCTGAAGCCCCACCTCCCTAAGGGGGACACCCCCTACCCAGAGGAGGGTGTCCCCACCCTGCAACCCTTCCTCCCACCTCAT ATGGGAAGGGGTGCTTTTGTGGCCTCTTcatccctcccctccttcccatcCACCCTGTCCTGGTCTCGGGACAAAGGTGCTCTAAGG GCCTCCAAGCTGGACAAGCAGAGCAGCATGCCAGACAGTGACTATGACAACACAACCAATGACCATGAGATGAAGGACTCTGG TAGACGTGGGAGGCTGAGGAGCAGTGGCTGGCTGGGGGAGGGCAGCTCCATCCCTGAGCTGGATGACCTGGGGGCAGAACCGGACTCAGTGCTCCCCAGCACTGAGGATGTCATCCGCAAGACGGAGCAGATCACCAAGAACATCCAGGAGCTGCTCCGTGCCGCGCAGGAGAACAAGCACGACAG CTTTATACCATGCTCCGAAAGAATATATATGGCCGTGACAGAGATGGCCGCTCTCTTTCCCAAG AGACCCCATTCGGAGATGGTGAGAGGCCCCCTACGCCTGTTGACGTCTAGCTCCTTCCGGCTCCAGGGTGAGTGTCGGAAGGCAGCGCCCCCCGAGGAAGGCCCAGGGCCCGACCTGCAGCTGGTCACCCAGCAGGTTATCCAGTGTGCCTATGACATTGCCAAAGCTGCCAAGCAGCTTGTCACCATCACCACCAAGGAGAACAGCAACTGA
- the LOC129826019 gene encoding ARF GTPase-activating protein GIT2-like isoform X3: MSKRLRNSEVCADCSVPEPRWASVNRGVLICDECCSVHRSLGRHSSQVRHLTHTPWAPTQLQMVQTLYNNGANSIWEHCLLDPMMSGKRKANPQDKVHPNKTEFIKAKYQMLAFVHRMPCRDDDSFTAKDLSKQLHSSVRTGNLETCLRLLSLGAQANFFDPEKGNTPLHVAAKAGQVFQAELLTVYGADPGAPDANAKTPINYARQAGYHDLADRLVEIQYELTDRLAFYLCGRKPNHKNGQHFIVPQMADSSLDLSELAKAAKKKLQSLSNHLFEELAMDVFDEVDRRETDAVWLATQNHSTLVTETTVVPFLPVNPEYSSTRNQGRQKLARFNAHEFATLVIDILSDSKRRQLGNSTIRPKENVELILKSRSGGDGLDNDQPDYDSVASDEDTDKETLSGKDWTKSLDSDLSDGPVTVQEFLEVKNALSASEAKIQQLMKVNSNLSDELRLMQKKLHSLQSENTSLRRQGPTTHIYQVPISSGSEYTDPSSSSPSAMKRRQSARASRPMSMSIYETGSGLKPHLPKGDTPYPEEGVPTLQPFLPPHASKLDKQSSMPDSDYDNTTNDHEMKDSGRRGRLRSSGWLGEGSSIPELDDLGAEPDSVLPSTEDVIRKTEQITKNIQELLRAAQENKHDSFIPCSERIYMAVTEMAALFPKRPHSEMVRGPLRLLTSSSFRLQGECRKAAPPEEGPGPDLQLVTQQVIQCAYDIAKAAKQLVTITTKENSN; the protein is encoded by the exons AGCCTCGCTGGGCCTCTGTGAACAGGGGCGTGCTGATCTGCGACGAGTGCTGTAGTGTTCATCGGAGTCTGGGCAGACACAGCTCCCAAGTGCGTCACCTGACTCACACACCATGGGCTCCTACACAGCTACAA ATGGTTCAGACGTTATACAACAACGGTGCAAATTCGATATGGGAGCACTGTCTACTGGACCCGATGATGAGTGGTAAACGCAAGGCCAACCCTCAGGACAAAGTGCA CCCAAACAAGACAGAGTTCATAAAGGCCAAATACCAAATGCTGGCTTTTGTCCACCGGATGCCTTGTCGAGATGACGACAGCTTCACAGCCAAGGACTTAAGCAAG CAACTTCACTCCAGCGTCCGCACTGGTAACTTGGAGACATGTCTGAGGTTACTCTCTCTTGGAGCCCAGGCCAATTTCTTTGACCCA GAGAAAGGAAATACGCCGCTGCATGTGGCTGCAAAGGCAGGGCAGGTGTTTCAGGCAGAGCTGCTGACCGTCTACGGGGCTGACCCCGGCGCCCCCGACGCCAACGCCAAGACCCCCATCAACTATGCAAG GCAAGCTGGCTACCATGACCTGGCTGATAGGCTGGTAGAGATCCAGTATGAACTTACTGACAGACTGGCTTTCTATCTCTGTGGGAGAAAGCCTA ATCATAAAAATGGCCAACACTTCATCGTCCCACAGATGGCCGACAG CAGTTTAGATTTATCAGAACTGGCAAAGGCGGCAAAGAAGAAACTCCAGTCT CTCAGTAATCATTTATTTGAGGAGCTGGCGATGGACGTGTTTGACGAAGTGGACCGAAGGGAGACCGATGCTG TATGGCTGGCGACACAGAACCACAGCACCCTGGTGACAGAGACCACAGTGGTGCCTTTCCTTCCTGTGAACCCAGAGTACTCATCCACACGAAACCAG GGACGGCAAAAGCTTGCGAGATTTAACGCACATGAATTTGCAACTCTTGTCATCGACATATTAAGCGACTCGAAACGTCGACAGCTGGGGAACTCTACGATACGTCCCAAAG AAAACGTTGAACTCATCCTAAAAAGCCGGAGTGGTGGCGATGGTCTGGACAACGACCAACCGGACTACGACAGCGTGGCCTCTGACGAGGACACGGATAAGGAGACACTCTCGGGCAAGGACTGGACCAAG AGTCTGGACTCGGACCTGTCAGACGGGCCTGTCACGGTGCAGGAGTTCCTGGAGGTGAAGAACGCCTTGTCGGCCTCGGAGGCCAAGATCCAGCAGCTGATGAAGGTCAACAGCAACCTGAGCGACGAGCTGCGGCTGATGCAGAAAAAG CTGCATTCTCTGCAAAGCGAGAACACGTCTCTCAGGCGGCAGGGCCCAACCACCCATATCTATCAGGTCCCCATCAGCAGCGGGTCAGAGTACACTGACCCTTCTTCCTCCAGTCCCTCGGCCATGAAGCGCCGGCAGTCGGCGCGGGCCAGCCGGCCCATGTCCATGTCTATTTATGAGACTGGCTCAGGTCTGAAGCCCCACCTCCCTAAGGGGGACACCCCCTACCCAGAGGAGGGTGTCCCCACCCTGCAACCCTTCCTCCCACCTCAT GCCTCCAAGCTGGACAAGCAGAGCAGCATGCCAGACAGTGACTATGACAACACAACCAATGACCATGAGATGAAGGACTCTGG TAGACGTGGGAGGCTGAGGAGCAGTGGCTGGCTGGGGGAGGGCAGCTCCATCCCTGAGCTGGATGACCTGGGGGCAGAACCGGACTCAGTGCTCCCCAGCACTGAGGATGTCATCCGCAAGACGGAGCAGATCACCAAGAACATCCAGGAGCTGCTCCGTGCCGCGCAGGAGAACAAGCACGACAG CTTTATACCATGCTCCGAAAGAATATATATGGCCGTGACAGAGATGGCCGCTCTCTTTCCCAAG AGACCCCATTCGGAGATGGTGAGAGGCCCCCTACGCCTGTTGACGTCTAGCTCCTTCCGGCTCCAGGGTGAGTGTCGGAAGGCAGCGCCCCCCGAGGAAGGCCCAGGGCCCGACCTGCAGCTGGTCACCCAGCAGGTTATCCAGTGTGCCTATGACATTGCCAAAGCTGCCAAGCAGCTTGTCACCATCACCACCAAGGAGAACAGCAACTGA